The proteins below are encoded in one region of Mycobacterium botniense:
- a CDS encoding single-stranded DNA-binding protein has product MFETPLAVVGTIVTDPTRRMVGQQEVMKFRLASNSRRRRVDGAWEPGNSLYITVNCWGRLVTGVGAALGRGSPVIVVGTVYTSEYEDRDGVRRSSLEMRASAVGPDVSRAIVRVEKIGHSTTGAARTEAAEPTGSAAVGAADVGDPAGSADAPGGPDGARLSLSA; this is encoded by the coding sequence ATGTTCGAGACGCCATTGGCCGTTGTCGGCACCATCGTCACCGATCCCACGCGCCGCATGGTCGGGCAACAGGAGGTCATGAAGTTCCGGCTCGCCAGCAATTCCCGCCGACGCAGGGTTGACGGCGCTTGGGAACCCGGCAATTCGCTGTACATCACCGTCAATTGCTGGGGCCGGCTGGTCACCGGTGTGGGTGCCGCCCTGGGCCGGGGATCACCGGTGATCGTCGTGGGCACCGTCTACACCAGCGAGTACGAGGATCGTGACGGTGTGCGCCGATCGAGTCTGGAGATGCGGGCCAGCGCGGTCGGACCCGACGTGTCACGCGCGATCGTGCGCGTCGAGAAAATCGGGCACTCGACCACAGGTGCCGCCCGGACCGAAGCGGCGGAGCCTACGGGGTCGGCGGCCGTCGGGGCCGCCGACGTGGGTGACCCGGCCGGCAGCGCCGACGCCCCGGGCGGCCCCGATGGCGCGCGACTGTCCCTCTCAGCCTAG
- a CDS encoding cytochrome c oxidase assembly protein, whose product MTVAPPIATRLAVVWLLLGGVAVLAGATAAGIAALSLADALTATGLPDPGPVTTLGLPFFQAAGEIAAVLAVGSFLYAAFLTPPQRSGVLDVAGYRAVRLGTVASGVWAVCAALLVPLTISDVSGQPLANHLNPARIWSLASLINIAAAWRWTALLAAAVAVASLPVLRWSWTPPLLIGSLITLVPLGLTGHSSAGGSHDLATNSLLIHLVAAGLWAGGLLALLVHALHRGEHADLAARRFSAIALWCFVAMGLSGVVNALVRVRPAELLTTSYGRLIIAKFVALCVLGVLGWRQRRSGVAALQADPSSRGALMRLGLIESAVFALTFGIAVGLSRTPPPPPPIGIPSIPEIAIGYDFNGPPTAARVLLDWRFDLIFGTVAIVFAALYGAAVLRLRRRGDSWPRGRTLAWLLGCALLLFTTSSGAGRYMPAMFSMHMAVHMMLSMLVPVLLVLGGPVSLALRALPAAGRDDPPGLREWLLAALHSRLSRFLTHPVVATVLFVAGFYGLYLGGLFDAAAGSHLGHVMMNVHFLLSGYLFYWVVIGVDPTPRPIPPVAKVAVVFVSLPLHAFFGVVMMGTQRILGEHFYRSLQLNWHTDLLGDQRLGGGIAWAAGEFPLVIVMIALLVQWSRSDRRTARRLDRAAERDDDAELAAYNAMLAELARRDVSGQR is encoded by the coding sequence ATGACCGTTGCCCCGCCCATTGCGACGCGCCTCGCGGTGGTGTGGCTGTTACTCGGTGGCGTCGCCGTGCTGGCCGGCGCTACCGCGGCCGGCATCGCGGCGCTGTCGTTGGCGGATGCGCTGACCGCCACCGGCTTACCCGATCCGGGGCCGGTGACCACGCTGGGGCTACCGTTCTTCCAGGCAGCCGGTGAGATCGCCGCGGTGCTCGCGGTCGGATCATTCCTGTACGCGGCGTTTTTGACACCCCCCCAGCGCAGCGGGGTGCTCGACGTCGCCGGCTACCGCGCCGTCCGGCTGGGCACGGTGGCGTCGGGGGTATGGGCTGTGTGCGCCGCGCTGCTGGTGCCGCTGACGATTTCTGATGTCTCCGGTCAACCGCTGGCGAACCACCTGAACCCGGCGAGGATCTGGTCGCTGGCGAGCCTGATCAACATCGCGGCGGCGTGGCGCTGGACGGCACTGTTGGCCGCTGCGGTGGCGGTGGCAAGCCTACCGGTGCTGCGCTGGTCATGGACACCACCGCTGCTGATCGGGTCGTTGATCACCCTTGTCCCACTCGGGCTGACTGGCCATTCATCAGCCGGCGGTTCGCATGACCTGGCCACCAACAGCTTGCTCATCCACCTTGTCGCGGCCGGCCTGTGGGCCGGCGGTCTGCTGGCCCTGTTGGTGCACGCGCTGCATCGCGGGGAGCATGCCGACCTTGCGGCGCGGCGGTTCTCCGCGATTGCCTTGTGGTGCTTTGTCGCGATGGGGCTGAGCGGTGTCGTCAACGCGCTGGTGCGGGTGCGGCCCGCCGAGTTGCTGACCACCTCATATGGGCGGTTGATCATCGCCAAGTTCGTTGCGCTGTGCGTTTTGGGTGTGCTCGGCTGGCGCCAGCGGCGCTCTGGAGTCGCTGCGCTACAAGCGGATCCGAGCTCACGGGGCGCCCTGATGCGGCTGGGACTGATCGAATCCGCCGTATTCGCCCTGACCTTCGGTATCGCCGTCGGGCTGAGCCGCACACCGCCGCCGCCACCGCCGATCGGGATTCCTTCGATCCCCGAAATCGCGATCGGCTACGACTTCAACGGACCACCCACCGCCGCGCGTGTGCTCCTCGACTGGCGCTTCGACCTGATCTTCGGCACAGTGGCAATCGTTTTCGCCGCTCTATATGGGGCCGCAGTGCTGCGGCTGCGCCGCCGCGGCGACAGCTGGCCGCGCGGCAGAACGCTGGCCTGGCTGCTCGGCTGCGCGCTGTTGCTGTTTACCACCTCGTCGGGTGCGGGCCGCTATATGCCGGCGATGTTCAGCATGCACATGGCCGTTCACATGATGCTCTCGATGCTGGTTCCGGTGCTGCTGGTGCTGGGCGGACCGGTGAGCCTGGCGTTGCGCGCACTGCCGGCTGCCGGGCGTGATGATCCACCCGGTCTGCGGGAATGGCTGCTGGCCGCTCTGCACAGTCGGCTCTCCCGGTTTCTGACCCACCCCGTCGTGGCTACCGTGCTGTTCGTCGCCGGGTTTTACGGGCTGTACCTCGGCGGTCTGTTCGACGCTGCGGCGGGCAGTCACCTAGGCCATGTCATGATGAACGTGCACTTCCTGCTCAGTGGCTACCTGTTCTACTGGGTGGTGATCGGTGTCGACCCCACGCCGCGGCCGATCCCCCCGGTAGCCAAGGTTGCCGTGGTTTTCGTGTCGCTACCGCTGCACGCGTTCTTCGGTGTGGTGATGATGGGCACCCAGCGCATACTCGGCGAACACTTCTACCGATCGCTGCAGTTGAACTGGCACACCGACCTGCTGGGAGATCAACGGCTGGGCGGTGGAATCGCTTGGGCTGCAGGGGAGTTCCCGTTGGTGATCGTCATGATCGCACTGTTGGTGCAATGGTCACGCAGTGATCGGCGCACGGCGCGACGGTTGGACCGCGCCGCCGAGCGCGATGACGACGCCGAGCTGGCCGCCTACAACGCGATGCTGGCCGAACTGGCGCGCCGCGATGTTTCCGGGCAACGCTAG
- a CDS encoding wax ester/triacylglycerol synthase family O-acyltransferase, with amino-acid sequence MNKPVDAVGLRTELGAVDYLLHRGEANPRTRSGIMGVEILDTAPDWQRFRTRFEIASRRVLRLRQKVVVPTLPTAAPRWVVDPDFNLDFHVRRLRVPEPGTLREVLDLAEVILQSPLDISRPLWTATLVEGLADGQAATLLHISHAVTDGVGSVEMFAQIYDLERDPPAEPMPPQPIPQDLSANDLMREGLNHLPSALLGGVRGALSDTVSAAVRALRDPVSAVAGVVEYARSGVRVISRAAEPSPLLRRRSLASRSEALDIRLSDLHKAAKAGGGSINDAYLAGLCGALGRYHGALGVPIATLPMAVPVNLRADADPAGGNRFTGVNLAAPIGVADPVARMRKIRAQMTQRREEPAMDIIGSIAPVLSILPAPALETITGAVVAADVQASNVSVYPGDTYLAGAKILRQYGLGPLPGVAMMAVLISRGGWCTVTVRYDRAAVRHESLFAQCLLEGFDEILALAGEPAPHPVPASFSAEPPTSRSELGS; translated from the coding sequence ATGAATAAGCCCGTCGACGCCGTCGGCTTGCGCACCGAGCTGGGTGCGGTCGATTATCTTCTGCATCGCGGAGAAGCCAACCCGCGCACCCGATCGGGCATCATGGGAGTGGAAATCCTCGACACCGCTCCGGATTGGCAGCGTTTCCGGACGCGTTTCGAAATTGCCTCCCGGCGGGTGTTACGGCTGCGGCAGAAGGTCGTCGTGCCGACCCTGCCGACCGCCGCCCCGCGCTGGGTAGTGGATCCCGACTTCAACCTGGATTTTCATGTGCGCCGTTTACGGGTGCCAGAACCAGGTACTTTGCGCGAAGTGCTCGACTTGGCGGAGGTGATCCTGCAGTCGCCGCTGGACATCTCCCGGCCATTGTGGACTGCCACCCTGGTCGAGGGACTCGCCGACGGGCAGGCGGCGACACTGTTGCACATCAGCCACGCGGTGACCGACGGGGTCGGCAGTGTAGAAATGTTCGCCCAGATCTATGACCTGGAGCGCGACCCGCCCGCTGAGCCGATGCCTCCGCAACCGATACCGCAGGACTTGTCCGCCAATGACCTGATGCGCGAAGGTCTCAACCACTTGCCCAGCGCACTACTCGGCGGAGTGCGCGGCGCCTTGTCAGACACGGTGTCGGCGGCCGTTCGCGCGCTCCGTGACCCGGTGTCGGCGGTGGCAGGAGTGGTCGAATACGCCCGCTCCGGGGTGCGCGTGATCAGCCGCGCTGCCGAGCCGTCCCCGTTATTGCGCCGACGCAGCCTGGCCAGCCGTAGCGAAGCCCTCGACATCCGCCTTTCTGACCTGCACAAAGCCGCGAAAGCTGGTGGCGGCTCAATCAACGACGCCTACCTGGCCGGTCTGTGCGGTGCATTGGGCCGCTACCACGGGGCGCTGGGTGTACCGATCGCCACCCTGCCGATGGCGGTGCCGGTGAACCTGCGCGCCGACGCCGATCCGGCCGGCGGCAATCGATTCACCGGGGTGAACCTGGCGGCGCCCATCGGCGTGGCCGATCCGGTGGCCCGGATGAGAAAAATCCGCGCCCAGATGACTCAACGCCGTGAAGAGCCCGCGATGGACATCATCGGGTCCATCGCCCCGGTGCTGAGCATTCTGCCGGCACCTGCGCTAGAGACCATCACCGGTGCGGTCGTCGCCGCCGATGTCCAGGCCAGCAATGTGTCCGTCTACCCCGGTGACACCTACCTGGCCGGCGCGAAAATACTGCGGCAGTACGGGCTGGGTCCGCTGCCCGGTGTTGCAATGATGGCGGTGCTGATCTCACGCGGCGGCTGGTGCACCGTCACGGTGCGCTATGACCGGGCAGCGGTCCGGCACGAGTCGTTATTCGCTCAATGTCTGCTCGAGGGTTTCGACGAGATTCTCGCGCTGGCCGGTGAACCGGCACCGCACCCGGTGCCGGCATCGTTCAGCGCTGAACCACCGACGTCACGATCGGAGCTGGGCTCATGA
- a CDS encoding glycerol-3-phosphate 1-O-acyltransferase — MTKPAADTGTFTTTDDTLVLASVSSPVEAELLSTWLDQQRTRYPEATIDVVRLPPRNAPPAALAQLVEQLESGEDRSIVPVRVFWLPPAAGGRLSKLAGLVPGWDPYHPSERQQRRILRSDPRRARVVAGEAAKVSELRQQWRDTTVAENPRDFAHFVTRRAILAMERVAYRLLGPEYKSPRLVKPEMLASARFRAGLQEIPGATVEEAGKILDEMATGWSRLSVDLIPALAKALFSRGFDPQIDYDQYQVAAMRAALETYPAVLLWSHRSNLDSAVLTVALAENGLPKTHVFGGINMAFGLMGPLMRRSGVIFIRRSIGGDPLYKYVLKEYVGYLVEKRFNLSWSIEGTRSRTGKMLPPKLGLLSFVADAYLEGRCDDILLQPVSITFDQLHEIAEYAAYARGAEKKPEGFSWLYNFIKAQGERNYGKIYVRFPEAVSMREYLGVPHGPMMHDEAAKRLALQKMSFEVAWRILQSTPMTATGLVSALLLATHGVALTLDQLHHTLQDSLDYLERKQTPMSTSALRLRTPEGVRAAVDALSNGHPVTRVDGGREPVWRIAPEHEHAAAFYRNSVIHAFLETSIVELALAHARHVDGDRLAAFWAQAMRLRDLLKFDFYFADSATFRANIAEEMAWHTAWEAHVAAGGEQIDAILYAKRPLMSDAMLRVFFEAYEIVADVLRDAPAEIGEKELTQLALGVGRQYVAQGRVRSSEPVSTLLFATARQVVADQHLLEPGAGLAERRIAFRRELRDVLRDFDHVAQIARKQFVARELESRHMLRG; from the coding sequence ATGACCAAACCTGCCGCCGATACCGGCACGTTCACCACCACCGATGACACACTGGTGTTGGCGTCGGTGTCCTCGCCGGTGGAAGCGGAGTTGCTCTCCACATGGCTCGATCAGCAGCGAACCCGGTATCCGGAGGCGACGATCGACGTGGTGCGGCTGCCGCCCCGGAATGCGCCGCCGGCAGCGCTGGCACAGCTTGTCGAACAGCTTGAGTCCGGCGAGGATCGTTCGATCGTGCCGGTGCGGGTGTTCTGGTTGCCGCCCGCCGCCGGCGGGCGGCTCAGCAAGTTAGCCGGGTTGGTTCCCGGCTGGGACCCTTACCACCCCAGCGAACGCCAGCAGCGCCGTATTCTGCGCAGCGATCCCCGGCGTGCGCGGGTCGTGGCCGGCGAAGCGGCCAAGGTGTCTGAACTTCGCCAACAGTGGCGCGATACCACCGTCGCCGAGAACCCGCGTGATTTCGCCCACTTCGTCACCCGCCGGGCGATCCTGGCCATGGAACGCGTCGCCTACCGGCTGCTCGGCCCAGAGTACAAGTCGCCACGACTGGTGAAACCGGAAATGCTGGCATCGGCCCGATTCCGCGCTGGCTTGCAGGAAATCCCAGGCGCCACGGTGGAGGAAGCCGGTAAGATTCTCGACGAGATGGCCACTGGGTGGAGCCGGCTGTCCGTCGATCTCATTCCCGCCCTTGCCAAAGCGCTGTTCAGCCGCGGATTCGATCCACAGATCGACTATGACCAATATCAGGTGGCTGCCATGCGTGCGGCGCTGGAAACCTATCCCGCAGTGTTGTTATGGTCGCATCGGTCCAATCTGGACAGCGCTGTGCTGACCGTCGCGCTGGCCGAAAACGGGCTGCCCAAGACCCATGTATTCGGCGGTATCAACATGGCCTTCGGCTTGATGGGGCCGTTGATGCGTCGTTCCGGGGTCATCTTCATCCGCCGCAGCATCGGCGGTGACCCGCTCTACAAGTACGTGCTCAAGGAATACGTCGGCTATCTGGTCGAGAAGCGGTTCAACCTGAGCTGGTCCATCGAGGGTACTCGGTCACGCACTGGAAAGATGTTGCCGCCCAAGCTCGGTCTGCTGAGTTTCGTAGCCGATGCCTATCTGGAAGGCCGCTGCGACGACATCCTGCTGCAGCCGGTGTCGATCACTTTCGACCAGCTGCACGAGATCGCCGAGTACGCCGCCTACGCCCGCGGTGCCGAGAAAAAGCCGGAAGGCTTCAGCTGGTTGTACAACTTCATCAAGGCGCAGGGCGAACGCAACTACGGCAAGATCTATGTGCGCTTCCCCGAAGCCGTTTCGATGCGGGAATATCTGGGCGTGCCGCACGGTCCGATGATGCATGACGAAGCCGCAAAACGCCTTGCGCTGCAGAAGATGTCCTTCGAAGTCGCGTGGCGGATCCTGCAGTCGACGCCGATGACGGCGACTGGGTTGGTGTCGGCGCTGTTGCTGGCCACCCATGGGGTGGCGTTGACGCTCGATCAGCTGCACCACACACTGCAGGACTCGTTGGATTACCTGGAACGCAAGCAGACACCGATGTCCACCAGCGCGTTGCGGCTGCGCACACCAGAAGGAGTCCGCGCCGCAGTGGATGCACTGTCGAACGGGCATCCGGTCACCCGAGTCGACGGCGGGCGGGAACCGGTGTGGCGCATTGCGCCCGAACATGAGCACGCCGCAGCGTTCTACCGCAATTCGGTGATCCATGCGTTTTTGGAGACCTCTATCGTCGAACTCGCGTTAGCGCACGCCAGACATGTCGACGGCGACCGGCTGGCGGCGTTCTGGGCGCAGGCGATGCGGTTGCGTGATCTGTTGAAATTTGATTTCTACTTCGCCGATTCGGCGACTTTCCGAGCCAACATCGCCGAAGAGATGGCCTGGCACACCGCTTGGGAAGCCCATGTCGCCGCCGGAGGGGAGCAGATCGACGCGATACTGTACGCCAAGCGTCCGTTGATGTCGGACGCGATGCTCCGGGTATTCTTCGAGGCCTACGAGATTGTCGCTGACGTGTTACGTGATGCGCCGGCGGAAATCGGCGAGAAGGAACTGACTCAGTTGGCGCTCGGTGTGGGCCGTCAGTACGTCGCGCAGGGCAGGGTGCGCAGCAGTGAGCCGGTGTCGACGCTGCTTTTTGCGACCGCCCGCCAGGTCGTCGCCGACCAGCATCTGCTGGAGCCGGGAGCCGGCCTCGCGGAGCGGCGTATCGCGTTTCGACGGGAATTGCGCGATGTACTGCGTGATTTCGACCATGTCGCGCAGATCGCGCGCAAGCAGTTCGTGGCCCGCGAACTCGAATCGCGCCACATGCTGCGCGGTTAG
- a CDS encoding HAD-IB family hydrolase/lysophospholipid acyltransferase family protein, translating into MTAGDNRKPPPDLRLPGSVAEILASPEGPGIGAFFDLDGTLVAGFTGVILTQERFRRRDMGVGELIGMIQAGLNHQLGRIEFEELITKAASALRGRSLSDLEEIGERLFVQKIESRIYPEMRELVRAHLARGHTVVLSSSALTIQAEPVARYLGIPNTLTNKFETDENGVLTGSVVKPILWGQGKAAAVQQFAAEHDIDLGQSYFYADGDEDVALMYLVGNPRPTNPEGKMAAVARRRGWPILRFTSRAGIGIRAQLRTLVGIGSLVPVAAGAVGWGLLTRSRRRGVNFFTSAWSQLLLASAGVRLNVIGQENLTAARPAVFIFNHRNQVDPIIVAALVRDNWTAVGKKELESDPIVGTLGKVLDAVFIDRDDPTAAVETLRQVEERARAGLSIVIAPEGTRVDTTEVGPFKKGPFRIAMAAGVPIVPIVIRNAELIAARNSTTMNPGTVDVAVFPPIPVDDWTLDELPQRIAAVRQLYVSTLADWPLDRLPEVSVYSRATTHKARPKTAAKNTAGANPKSAAAGQHVASSSPKERS; encoded by the coding sequence ATGACCGCCGGCGACAATCGAAAGCCGCCGCCGGATCTGCGGTTACCGGGTTCGGTTGCCGAGATTCTCGCCAGCCCCGAGGGGCCCGGGATTGGCGCGTTCTTCGACCTGGACGGCACGCTGGTCGCGGGGTTCACCGGTGTCATCCTCACCCAGGAGCGCTTCCGGCGCCGGGATATGGGGGTGGGTGAGCTGATCGGCATGATCCAAGCTGGTCTCAATCATCAGTTGGGGCGCATTGAGTTCGAAGAGCTCATCACCAAAGCGGCATCAGCGCTGCGCGGACGCTCACTCAGTGATCTGGAGGAGATCGGTGAGCGGTTGTTCGTCCAAAAGATCGAGTCCCGCATCTACCCAGAGATGCGTGAGCTGGTGCGCGCCCACCTCGCCCGCGGCCACACCGTCGTGCTCAGCTCGTCGGCCCTGACCATCCAGGCTGAGCCGGTCGCCCGTTACCTCGGTATCCCCAACACGCTCACCAACAAGTTCGAGACCGACGAGAACGGGGTGCTCACCGGGAGTGTGGTCAAGCCGATCCTGTGGGGGCAGGGCAAAGCGGCGGCGGTGCAGCAGTTCGCGGCCGAGCATGACATCGACTTGGGTCAGAGCTATTTCTACGCCGACGGCGATGAGGACGTCGCGTTGATGTATCTGGTCGGCAATCCGCGCCCGACCAACCCGGAAGGCAAGATGGCCGCCGTCGCCCGCCGCCGGGGTTGGCCGATCCTGCGGTTCACCAGCCGCGCCGGAATAGGCATCCGTGCGCAGTTGCGCACCCTGGTTGGCATTGGCTCACTGGTGCCTGTCGCCGCCGGTGCGGTCGGGTGGGGCCTGCTGACCCGCAGTCGGCGGCGCGGCGTGAACTTCTTCACCTCGGCATGGTCGCAGCTGCTGTTGGCTTCCGCGGGTGTGCGTCTCAACGTCATCGGCCAGGAGAACCTGACCGCCGCACGCCCGGCGGTGTTCATCTTCAACCACCGCAACCAGGTCGACCCGATCATCGTCGCGGCGTTGGTCCGCGACAACTGGACCGCCGTCGGCAAAAAAGAACTGGAAAGCGACCCGATTGTGGGCACACTGGGCAAGGTGCTCGACGCCGTATTCATCGACCGTGACGACCCGACCGCCGCGGTCGAGACGCTGCGGCAGGTCGAAGAACGGGCGCGAGCCGGGCTGTCGATCGTGATCGCTCCGGAGGGCACCCGGGTGGACACCACGGAGGTGGGGCCGTTTAAAAAGGGTCCTTTTCGGATCGCGATGGCGGCAGGTGTCCCGATCGTCCCGATCGTGATCCGCAACGCGGAGCTCATCGCCGCTCGAAACTCCACCACGATGAACCCCGGCACGGTCGACGTCGCGGTTTTCCCACCGATCCCCGTTGATGACTGGACCCTTGATGAGCTGCCGCAGCGTATCGCCGCGGTGCGTCAACTGTATGTGAGCACGCTGGCTGACTGGCCACTCGACCGGCTGCCCGAGGTCAGCGTCTATTCCCGGGCGACGACCCACAAGGCGCGGCCAAAGACCGCCGCCAAAAACACCGCCGGGGCCAACCCGAAATCAGCCGCGGCCGGTCAGCATGTCGCGTCATCGTCGCCGAAGGAACGATCATGA
- the ettA gene encoding energy-dependent translational throttle protein EttA, which translates to MAEFIYTMKKVRKAHGDKVILDDVTLSFYPGAKIGVVGPNGAGKSSLLRIMAGLDQPNNGEAFLTPGATVGILLQEPPLNEAKTVRGNVEEGLGDIKAKLDRFNEVAELMATDYSDELMEEMGRLQEQLDHADAWDLDSQLEQAMDALRCPPPDDPVTQLSGGERRRVALCKLLLSKPDLLLLDEPTNHLDAESVQWLEQHLASYPGAVLAVTHDRYFLDNVAQWILELDRGRAYPYEGNYSTYLEKKAERLAVQGRKDAKLQKRLQEELAWIRSGAKAQQAKGKARLQRYEEMAAEAEKTRKLDFEEIQIPAGPRLGNVVVEVDHLDKGYDGRTLIKDLSFSLPRNGIVGVIGPNGVGKTTLFKIIVGQEKPDSGTIKVGETVKISYVDQDRSGIDPNKTVWEVVSDGLDHIQVGHNEIPSRAYVAAFGFKGPDQQKPAGLLSGGERNRLNLALTLKQGGNLILLDEPTNDLDVETLGSLENALVNFPGCAVITSHDRWFLDRICTHILAWEGDDDNEARWFWFEGNFDAYEANKVERLGVEAARPHRVTHRKLTRD; encoded by the coding sequence ATGGCTGAGTTCATCTACACGATGAAGAAAGTCCGCAAGGCGCATGGCGACAAAGTCATCCTCGACGACGTCACGCTGAGCTTCTATCCGGGAGCCAAAATCGGCGTCGTCGGCCCCAACGGCGCAGGTAAATCCAGCCTTTTGCGCATCATGGCCGGCTTGGACCAGCCCAATAACGGTGAGGCCTTCCTGACCCCGGGCGCCACTGTGGGGATCCTGTTGCAGGAGCCTCCGCTGAACGAGGCGAAGACCGTCCGCGGCAACGTGGAAGAGGGGCTGGGTGACATCAAGGCCAAGCTCGACCGGTTCAACGAGGTCGCCGAGCTGATGGCCACCGACTACTCCGACGAATTGATGGAAGAGATGGGCCGGCTGCAGGAGCAGCTGGATCACGCCGACGCATGGGATCTGGACTCGCAGCTCGAACAGGCCATGGACGCGCTGCGCTGCCCGCCTCCGGATGATCCGGTCACCCAGCTGTCCGGCGGCGAGCGGCGCCGGGTTGCATTATGCAAGTTGCTGCTCTCCAAACCCGATCTGCTGCTGCTCGACGAGCCGACCAACCACCTCGACGCCGAAAGCGTGCAATGGCTCGAACAGCACCTGGCCTCCTACCCGGGAGCTGTCCTGGCGGTCACCCACGACCGTTATTTCCTCGACAATGTCGCGCAGTGGATCCTTGAACTGGACCGCGGCCGCGCCTACCCGTATGAGGGCAACTACTCGACCTACCTGGAGAAGAAGGCCGAGCGCCTGGCGGTGCAGGGCCGCAAGGACGCCAAGCTGCAAAAGCGGCTGCAAGAAGAATTAGCCTGGATCCGCTCGGGAGCCAAAGCTCAGCAGGCCAAGGGTAAGGCCCGACTGCAGCGCTACGAGGAAATGGCCGCTGAGGCGGAGAAGACCCGCAAGCTTGATTTCGAGGAGATTCAGATCCCGGCCGGTCCGCGGCTGGGCAACGTCGTCGTCGAGGTCGACCACCTCGACAAGGGCTATGACGGCCGCACCCTGATCAAGGATCTGTCTTTCAGCTTGCCCCGTAACGGCATTGTCGGCGTCATCGGGCCCAACGGGGTCGGCAAGACGACCCTGTTCAAGATCATCGTCGGGCAGGAGAAGCCCGACAGCGGCACCATCAAGGTCGGCGAAACCGTCAAGATCAGCTATGTCGACCAGGATCGATCCGGTATCGACCCCAACAAGACGGTGTGGGAGGTTGTCTCCGACGGGCTGGACCACATCCAGGTCGGGCACAATGAGATTCCGTCGCGGGCCTACGTGGCGGCATTCGGGTTTAAGGGGCCCGACCAGCAGAAGCCGGCCGGTCTGCTCTCCGGGGGGGAACGCAACCGGCTTAACCTCGCGCTGACGCTCAAACAGGGGGGCAATCTGATCCTGCTGGACGAGCCCACCAATGACCTCGACGTCGAGACCCTCGGCTCCCTGGAAAACGCGCTGGTGAACTTCCCCGGCTGCGCGGTGATCACCTCACACGACCGCTGGTTCCTCGACCGCATATGCACGCACATCCTGGCGTGGGAAGGTGACGACGACAACGAGGCTCGGTGGTTCTGGTTCGAGGGGAACTTCGACGCGTATGAGGCGAATAAAGTCGAGCGGCTTGGCGTCGAAGCCGCGCGCCCGCACCGGGTGACCCACCGCAAGCTCACCCGCGACTAA